The Vibrio aerogenes nucleotide sequence TGAAGTGATCGAACGTTGGGGAATGGAGCATCAATTGCCGCCATTGATACAGCGCTATGTGAAACGTCAGTTAATCTGCAAAGCTGAATATAAATGCTGCGAACAAGTCATTGCTTCCTGGCGTGATCGCCTCTCCTGCCTCAGCTGGATGATGAAAGAACTCAACTTTAAGATCGCCCTGCAAGCGAATCAGGAAGACGATTGCACCGGCCATTTCTGGGAAGGCCGGTTTAAATCTCAGGCGTTATTAGATGAAAAAGCAGTGCTGGCAGCGATGACTTATGTCGATCTGAATCCGGTACGCGCCAAAATTGCACAAACGCCGGAAACCTCTGAATACACCTCCCTGAAAAAGCGCCTCGACTCACTGGAAGCAGACCAGCCAACGCCGCACGGCCTCTATCCGTTTATTGGTTATGAGCGCCTCAATCAACCCGACGGAATTCCCTTCCGGCTGATGGATTATATCGAATGGGTGGATCTGGCAGGCCGCCAGATCCGTGAAGATAAACGCGGATTTATCGACGAACGCCAGCCGGAGATCCTCACCCGACTCTCCCTTAACCAGACTGACTGCCTGAAGCTGATTAACGATATGGAGCGAAGGCGACGAATCTGGGTTGGTTCTGCCGAGAGTCTGGAATCAACGAAAACTGAGCTCAACAAATCCCGCATTGATGGTTTGAAGATTTAAGCCTTACCTCCCCGTCCCCAAAAATCGCAAAATGACCGCCCGATTGGTGAATTATTAATCAGTTTGGTCATTTTCGTTGTTGTGGAGCGTTTTTGGGTTACGGGAGACGGTAAGTTCGTGTTTGGTGGTTGTTTTACTATTTAGTGGTGCCTGTCCTTGTTATTTTTTTACCGTGGGTGTTCTCTTATTTAGTGGTGTGTGTCCCCGTAATTTGGTCCACCTCTTTTCAGCAACCCTATCTTGCCGCATGCTCAGAAAATTCTTCACTCTTAAAGCGCAGCAAATGACGACTCCCCGTTCACAACTGGTTTGCCCTGACATCACGCCCTACTACCACTGCGTGTCCCGCTGTGTGCGCCGTGCATTCCTGTGCGGGGAAGATGAAGTGACCGGGCGATCTTACGAACATCGCCGGGACTGGCTGGAAAAACGGATTCTCAAACTCGCCGATATTTTTTGTATTGATATCTGCGCCTACTCGGTGATGTCGAATCACTATCATCTGGTGGTTCATATCAACCTCCCGAAAGCAGAATCCCTCACTGATGATGAAGTGATCGAACGTTGGGGAATGGAGCATCAATTGCCGCCATTGATACAGCGCTATGTGAAACGTCAGTTAATCTGCAAAGCTGAATATAAATGCTGTGAACAATTGATTGCTTCCTGGCGTGATCGCCTCTCCTGCCTCAGCTGGATGATGAAAGAACTCAACTTTAAGATCGCCCTGCAAGCGAATCAGGAAGACGATTGCACCGGTCATTTCTGGGAAGGCCGGTTTAAATCTCAAGCGTTGTTAGATGAAAAAGCAGTGCTGGCAGCGATGACGTATGTCGACCTGAATCCGGTACGCGCCAAAATTGCACAAACGCCGGAAATCTCTGAATACACCTCCCTGAAAAAGCGGCTGGACTCACTGGAAGATGACCAGGCAACGCCGCACGGCCTTTATCCGTTCATTGGTTATGAGCGCCTCAATCAACCCGACGGAATTCCCTTCCGGCTGATGGATTATATCGAATGGGTGGATCTGGCAGGCCGCCAGATCCGTGAAGATAAACGCGGATTTATCGATGAACGCCAGCCGGAGATCCTCACCCGACTGTCCCTTAACCAGACTGATTGCCTGAAGCTGATTAACGATATGGAGCGAAGGCGACGAATCTGGGTTGGTTCTGCCGAGAGTATGAAATCAACGAAAACTTCTCTGAATAAATCCCGTATTGATGGTTTGAAGATTTAAGCCTTACTTCCCTGTGTCCAAAAATCGCAAAATGACCGCCCGATTGGTGAATTATTAATCGGGTTGGGTATATTCGGTTGTTGTGGAGTGATTTTGGGTTACGGGAGACGGTAAGTTAGTGTTTGGTGGTCGTTTTATTATTTAGTGGCGTCTGTCCTTGTTGTCTTTGTGATTTCCGCAGTATAGTCCTCGTGGAGCACATAGATGTCGAGCTCTTTCAGTGACACCGTCACGAGATCTTCATCATAGCTGCGGGCAATACTGCTGCGGACATACGGGTAATAAGTCGCACCATACTTGAGATCACCGACGACTTTATTGCGCATCAGCAGCGCATCTGAGCGGGCATCGCCATCAGAGAGGTCTTGTTGCAATACATCGATAATCGCAAAACGATCCTGCAATTCACTGGCCTGCTTGAGTGCGGCGTTGTGGATATCATAGTGGACCTGAGGATCATCCAGCGTGACGGTTTCCGGCATCACAAATAAAGTGACTTCATCCACCTGACTGACAGCATCCAGCGCTTTAATGAAGTCTGATGATGATTTATCAGACGTATAACCGCCGGTGCTGACCACATAACAAGCCCCGCCACCATTGTTAAAAAAGTGTTGTACAGCCTGATACAAAAAGAATTTCGCCAAAGAATTCTTTTCACTGTCCGGAATATAAAATTCACTGACATTCGTGTTGTAGTCGACACTGACGCTTTCTGCGTACGGGCCGCCGAAGTTTTCTACATACTCATCGATATTGGTGAGCCGTACCGGTTTGGCAATCAGCGATTTTTTATCATCTTTTTTGTCAGTGGTCAGTTCGGTATAGCCGATAAATGCCGGAATCGCCGTTGCGACTTCTGCCACGGAGGCTGGTAATGTCGATTCTTCTCTGACATAAACATTAGGGGTTTTATATTGCGCCATTCTCTTTACCTTTAGTTGAACGAGCGGATAACGCATGCCAGTGTCATCAGAATGAGTGACACTGTTGCGTCAGGTTGGTTGTTGAAAGTATTGAAATTGATTTGAACCGGATGTGCCGGACAGGTGATGGTGAAGTCATTCTCAATTCATTTATCGTGCTGAGTCGAGGGTTAACACGGCTCCGCCGCGTCAGTCACAGGAGGCTGAAGTCAGTGTGTTTTCCGGTTTTCAGGGATAAGACGCGGAACGCCGGGGTTTGTGAACGCTTTTCTGGTTCATCATGCAAACAGTTTAGACTGACCGGGGGACAGCGGAATTGTTACTTTTGTCGGGGGGGACGCATCCGGTACGCCATTGGGATCTTTGGCCGGGATGACCGTCAGACTGCATTCAATATCCCCTTTTAATACCACGGCTTTGCCTTTCTTAAACAGCTTTGCCGACAGTTGAATCGCCGTGATCTGATTAAAAGACACCATACCTCCCAGTGCAAAAGCACCGTTGATATAGGGTTGGTTCATGAGTTTTTGTTTGAGAAACTGTTCGACATCCGGCTGGACTGCAATCTCTCCTTTTGAGAGTAATCCCTTCGAGCTGACAGTTAACGGTCCCAGGAGCGGGACAATCAACTGACCTTTATCCAGCTGAAGATTTTCAAACATCGTTCCGGCATTCAGAGTGAGTTCCATAGGCGTCTGTCCTGTTTATTTTATTTTTTGTGTGGTTTGGTGCGTGTTTTTCTACGCGGTGTCTGTCCCCACTGTGTGGTGGTCAACTATTTCATTTTTTCCATAGGCGTCTGTCCCCACTATTTTTTTTCGGTATTTGTTTCTGTTCTACCGCCAGGATGGTTTTCGCTTAAAGCCAATATGATAAGCCACCTGCTGGGTGACCACGGTATGTTCGCCGATCCGGATGAGCTGAAAACTACAGTCTTTCCCGACAATGATGCCTCGTGGTGTGCCGTTAAGACAGGCATTGAGCTTATTAAGCTGCTGCTGCCTCTGCGCTTCATCTTCAACGCCCCGGTCATTACATTTACCGATGACAATACGTTCGAGAAAGCGGATTTCTGAAAGATCCACCGGGTTGCCCGGATTGGTTCTGCAGTTCATAAGTTCTCCGGACGTTCTGAGATATCGCCTGTCGGATGGACTCCGTTTTGTTTCAAGTGGAGTTGTTTTAACTGAAGCTGTTGCCGGGTGTTGTTCCGCTGAATAGTGGCCTTAGTCAGCCCTGTTTCCTCTTGTTCCAGTTTGATTTGCCAGTGCCTGATTTGTTGTGCTGTTTCTGTCGTCAAAGCATTGTTGAGCGGTGACTCTTTCCGTGCACCTTGCTCCGGTGCATGACGAGCTTGCTCCCTTTGATAGAGCTCAAGATTTGCTTTTGCGGTTTGATATCTGATTTCAGCGGCTCTGAACTCTTTTTCAGCATGGTCAGCTGCGGTGATTTCGGCACGGCACTGGATAGTGTCTTCCCCCTGGTTGTCCCGCTCAACGCGACCCGGCCTGATACCGGCGGCAATCATATCCAACACTCTCGCCAGTCCTTCAGGGGTATCACCCTGCGACGCCGATATTTCAACATGATATTTGGCGGCATTATCTGATTTACGGGTGTGCTCCTGATGGGATGAAACCGAGCCGGTAAAGGTGGTGCTGCCTTTAGAAATAAACAGCCCGGTTCCTGACAGTGAAGTCTCATTGCCCAGAGATCGATCTGACTGTGATGCATCACTTTCCGCAGAATTAACGGAAATATCAAAGGTCACGCTGACATCATCGATTCTCAGGCCGGGAATATCGACAATCGCCAGCACAGGGACATTCAGGGAAACCAGTTCGGTTTCCGTGACATCATTGCCCAGCACGTCTTTGCCAGTGACGCTCTCCCGGTGATAAGAGAACGCAGTGGAGACGGGTTGACCCAGCTCGTCAAACCCTAGACTGCGGATAAAAGACAAGGTCGAACTCGCCAGCTCGATCTGACTGTCACATGCGGCTTTCAAAGGCGCACTGATCAAATCTTTCATGGGTAAGCCGGTAAACTGATTGGTTATTTTTCCTGTTGGCATCCTGTTCCCTCCGCTTTCTTATCCGCTGTTTATCTGAAGTGATGACACTGAGTCTGATTACTCCCCGGCCGGGAGCGATTCTGCAGGCTGTCCGTCCGGTTCGATTTCCCGCGGATGGAGCATATTGTTAAATTGATCGACCACCTTCATGATGATTTCCGGCGCGTCCTGTGATTTAAATTTCACTTTGAAGTCCATAATGTCCTTGGGCCGTTTCATATTGGAGTGACTGGCCGCACTGATCGCGACAGTAAAGCGGCTGGCCGGATCCGCCTGTTCAGATTCCGGATTGACGATAGCAGCGGCCATGCTTTCCAGCGCCTCCGATGCATCAATTCCCGTCACTTTGACGGAGAAATCGATTTCCATCTCATCGACAAATAACGATTTGCCATTGGTGACAGCAATCAGAGGAAACTGGATGACATTATGTTCATCCACTTGTAACTCAATGACTTTGGGTTTAAAAATGCCCTCTTCGCTGATAGTAAAAAACTGATCGACCAGTTGTTCATAGTGTTGCAGCGACATATCACTGGCGCAGTTAGCCACATAATTCAGCCCGCGGATAATGCTGTCGAGAAACTGGGGCTGAACGTGTTCGTTCATTTTGTTAGTTTTAAATAGTGACATGGTGGTTTTTCCGGATGATAGGAATGGTCAGTAATCACGAAATCTCAGTCTTTCCTTGCTTCGTATTTCATCATGATTGCATCCTGCCCCGCAGGATTGAAACGCCCTCCTTTTCAGTAAAAACATCTTGTTGCATGCTCAGGCCATTCTTCACTTTAAGCGCAGCAAATGACCACACCCCGCTCACAACTCATTGCTCTGGATGTCACGCCTTATTATCACTGCGTGTCCCGCTGTGTACGCCGGTCATTTTTATGTGGGGAAGATGCCGTGTCCGGGCGTTCTTATGAACACCGGCGGGACTGGCTGGAAAAACGAATTCTCAAACTCGCTGATATTTATTGTATTGATATCTGCGCTTATGCGGTGATGTCGAATCACTATCATCTGGTGGTTCATATCAACCGCCCGAAAGCAGAATCCCTCACAAATGATGAAGTGATCGAACGCTGGCAAACGGAGCACCAACTGCCGCCACTGATGCAACGTTATGTGAAACGTCAGTTAACCTGCAAAGCAGAATATCGATGCTGTGAGCAGCTGATTCACCGCTGGCGAAAACGGCTGTTTTCTCTGAGCTGGATGATGAAAGAACTCAACTTTGAGATTGCTCTGCAAGCCAACCGTGAAGATGGTTGCACCGGCCATTTCTGGGAAGGCCGGTTTAAATCTCAAGCGCTTTTAGATGGAAAAGCGGTGCTGGCAGCGATGACGTATGTCGATCTGAATCCGGT carries:
- a CDS encoding transposase, with protein sequence MTTPRSQLIALDVTPYYHCVSRCVRRSFLCGEDAVSGRSYEHRRDWLEKRILKLADIYCIDICAYAVMSNHYHLVVHINRPKAESLTDDEVIERWGMEHQLPPLIQRYVKRQLICKAEYKCCEQVIASWRDRLSCLSWMMKELNFKIALQANQEDDCTGHFWEGRFKSQALLDEKAVLAAMTYVDLNPVRAKIAQTPETSEYTSLKKRLDSLEADQPTPHGLYPFIGYERLNQPDGIPFRLMDYIEWVDLAGRQIREDKRGFIDERQPEILTRLSLNQTDCLKLINDMERRRRIWVGSAESLESTKTELNKSRIDGLKI
- a CDS encoding transposase, with protein sequence MTTPRSQLVCPDITPYYHCVSRCVRRAFLCGEDEVTGRSYEHRRDWLEKRILKLADIFCIDICAYSVMSNHYHLVVHINLPKAESLTDDEVIERWGMEHQLPPLIQRYVKRQLICKAEYKCCEQLIASWRDRLSCLSWMMKELNFKIALQANQEDDCTGHFWEGRFKSQALLDEKAVLAAMTYVDLNPVRAKIAQTPEISEYTSLKKRLDSLEDDQATPHGLYPFIGYERLNQPDGIPFRLMDYIEWVDLAGRQIREDKRGFIDERQPEILTRLSLNQTDCLKLINDMERRRRIWVGSAESMKSTKTSLNKSRIDGLKI
- a CDS encoding DUF2589 domain-containing protein; this translates as MPTGKITNQFTGLPMKDLISAPLKAACDSQIELASSTLSFIRSLGFDELGQPVSTAFSYHRESVTGKDVLGNDVTETELVSLNVPVLAIVDIPGLRIDDVSVTFDISVNSAESDASQSDRSLGNETSLSGTGLFISKGSTTFTGSVSSHQEHTRKSDNAAKYHVEISASQGDTPEGLARVLDMIAAGIRPGRVERDNQGEDTIQCRAEITAADHAEKEFRAAEIRYQTAKANLELYQREQARHAPEQGARKESPLNNALTTETAQQIRHWQIKLEQEETGLTKATIQRNNTRQQLQLKQLHLKQNGVHPTGDISERPENL
- a CDS encoding DUF2589 domain-containing protein produces the protein MSLFKTNKMNEHVQPQFLDSIIRGLNYVANCASDMSLQHYEQLVDQFFTISEEGIFKPKVIELQVDEHNVIQFPLIAVTNGKSLFVDEMEIDFSVKVTGIDASEALESMAAAIVNPESEQADPASRFTVAISAASHSNMKRPKDIMDFKVKFKSQDAPEIIMKVVDQFNNMLHPREIEPDGQPAESLPAGE
- a CDS encoding transposase; this encodes MTTPRSQLIALDVTPYYHCVSRCVRRSFLCGEDAVSGRSYEHRRDWLEKRILKLADIYCIDICAYAVMSNHYHLVVHINRPKAESLTNDEVIERWQTEHQLPPLMQRYVKRQLTCKAEYRCCEQLIHRWRKRLFSLSWMMKELNFEIALQANREDGCTGHFWEGRFKSQALLDGKAVLAAMTYVDLNPVRAKIAETPETSEYTSLKKRLDSLEADQPTPHGLYPFIGYERLNQPDGIPFRLMDYIEWVDLAGRQIREDKRGFIDERQPEILTRLSLNHIDCLKLITDMERRRRIWVGSAESLESTKTSLNKSRIDGLKI